A segment of the Superficieibacter sp. HKU1 genome:
TGGTGGTTAGCGCTGAACGTCCGCTGGAGGAGATCTACCAGGGGAGTGCGTTACAGTTCGAATTTCGCCGCTGTCTGTCGCGTCTGCAGGAGATGCAAAGCGAGGAGTATTTACGGCTTGAACATATGCCGTGAGGGGACGCAGGCCGTCTGCTGCGCGCAAAAACCCTGCTGCGAATCACAAAAAGGGGTCGATCTTTGACCCTGACTTCTCTATAATCCTGCGACCCCACGTTACAACGATGTTTTTTTCCCAAAATGTCGTGTGCCGGTTTAAACATATCCGAGGGGGTAGGTTTACTGGACAATGTCGTGTGAGCCTCATGTGTTTTGAAGCGTTTGGGTGTTCACCAACGTGTAACTAATTTATTTGGGTAAGCTTTTAATGAAAACTTTTACAGCTAAACCAGAAACCGTAAAACGCGACTGGTATGTTGTTGACGCGACCGGTAAAACTCTGGGCCGTCTGGCTTCCGAACTGGCTATTCGTCTGCGCGGTAAGCACAAAGCGGAATACACTCCGCACGTTGATACCGGTGATTACATCATCGTTCTGAACGCTGACAAAGTTGCTGTTACCGGCAACAAGCGTTCTGACAAAGTGTACTATCACCACACTGGCCACATCGGTGGTATCAAACAAGCGACCTTTGAAGAGATGATTGCTCGCCGTCCTGAG
Coding sequences within it:
- the rplM gene encoding 50S ribosomal protein L13 codes for the protein MKTFTAKPETVKRDWYVVDATGKTLGRLASELAIRLRGKHKAEYTPHVDTGDYIIVLNADKVAVTGNKRSDKVYYHHTGHIGGIKQATFEEMIARRPERVIEIAVKGMLPKGPLGRAMFRKLKVYAGNEHNHAAQQPQVLDI